Part of the Deltaproteobacteria bacterium CG2_30_66_27 genome, TCGAATCGATCGCGGAACATTTCAAGGAATCCATTGCCGCCTTGAAGGCGGCCAATCCGGAAATCGAAACAAACTTCCGAAGGATCGACGCCAACCATTTCTCGGCGAAGATCTACATGGGAGGAAAGGAAAAGGCCCGTTGTCGGATTTGGTTTGGTGGACGCACATCCCTGATGGGCGGTATCCTGTATTCCACCTCGGATCTGGGGGACAACAGTTACAACGATTCCCTGTCCGTGGCCGACAATGGCTATTCCCTCTTCCTGAAACCGTCTGGGATGGCATATCGCGCTGGTGCAGGGAAAGAGCAGTTGGACCCAAGAGAAGCGGCTGAGTACTACTGGGATGGTTTCATCGAACCACTCCGTCACTGATCGGCAAGTTTCATGTTCATCACGCAAGGAAATGCCTTGGCGGTGAATTAAATGTCAATTGAACGTCTCGACTTCGACAATATCGATGAACGCGACGTCGAAGAACTCGTTTCGTTGCAGGTTCCCGAAGGACTTCGCATTGATTATAAGCGCGACATCTACGGGAACTACGACGCGGACAAGAAGGAGATCCTCAAGGATGTTTCCGGATTCTCCAACGCGTTCGGCGGCCACCTTGTCATCGGTGTAGAGGAGCAGAATGGCGTCCCCGTCGCCATCCCGGGAATCCCGGATACCAATCCCGATGATGTCATCCTCCGGCTTGGGAACATCATTCGGGACCGGACGGAACCTCGCATTCAGGGAATCAGGTTCCGGGCAGTACCGTTCGCGAACGGTTCTCATTGCTTTTTGCTCCGTATCCCGCGAAGCTGGAATCCTCCACATGGAGTCCGCACGCGGAAATCAATCGAGTTCTGGATCCGGAACTCCGGCGGCAAACACGAAGCAAGCGTTGAGGAGCTGAGAACATTGTTCACGTTGGGGGCGGACGCGTTCCACCGCGTCCATCAATTCAGGGATGAACGTCTGCGCGAGATCCGTTCTGAGCTTGTGGGGGGGCGCAAATCCGTTCCAAAGCGTCGGTCGGTTGGTTCTCCATATCGTCCCGTTGGCTTCCGTGATGTCTACCTGGCTAGCGGATCTCGACAAAGTTCTACTGGTCCAGCAGCAAACCAACCAGCCGTTTCGTCCCATGGGGAGCGAGGGGTGTATGCATCGCTTCAACTTCGAAGGATTCGTGGTCGAACGCAGCGGCGGTCGTGAACATGGCTACACGCAAATATTCCGGAACGGCGCGCTCGAGGCTACCAAGGCTGCGATCACCGGAGAGTATCAATCGACGAGATCCATCCCGCAAGGGAAGGTGGAAAAGCACATACTCCAGGCGTTGCCGGGATATCTGAACGGATTGCGTGACATCGGCATTCCGCCGCCTCTCGTGGTCCTATTCACATTTGAAGGCGTGAAGGGAGCGTATTACGCGATTCCGAAAGACATCTTCGACGATAAGATCCCAGTAATCGAACGAGACGTCCTCCATTTGCCGGATTGTCTCATCAACGATTACGGCACTGAGGAAGATTACCACCGGGCTGTGAAACCGGCGTTCGATGCCTTGTGGAATACCGCCGGATGCGCATCGGCGGAATCGTTTTCAAGTGACGGTACATGGGTTGGCAACCAAAGAAGGTAGGCTACGCCTGTCCCACCATTTGCCGCAGAGTCTTGAATTTTGGCACGGTTTCCCTTAACCCCTTGGTTTGATTGGTAGCAGGGCCAGGAATTGAACCTGGGGCCTTCGGTTAAGATTCCTCGTGGCACAAGTTTGGCTGCTGGAGTTCGATTTCCTCCGGCGTTCGTATGCGGTCGATGCGGGAATTGCTCTTTCGCCCGGGAACATCATTTCTTAAAGGTCTCCGGGAGGTTATCCGGGTCAGTCGTCCTTCCGGATCCGGACCACCTGGCTCACGCCGGGCATCGCCTCGATCTCCCGCGCGTCCAACGCGTGCGTGTCGCCGATGACGCCGATGATGGTCCGGTTAGCGCCCGTGGACTGGTGTATGTCGAACCCGTGACGGATCAGGTACTCCTTCACCGCGTCCAGCGCCTCCTCGGGCGCATTTTTCTTCGTGATGATCAGCATTCCTTTGATCCTTCTTCCTGCGACTTGATCCGTTCCAGCCGCCGCGACTCGTCCACGACCCGCTCGAACAGCCGGACGATGGCGCCGTCGTCCAGCGGCCCGGGGTTGTCGTCCTTCATCCGCGCGAAGATCCGCTTCTCCCGGGACGGGTCGTAGACCGGAAGCCCCTCGTCCTTCTTCCGTCGCCCGATCTCGAGGGCCAGCCGTGCCCGCTCGTTGAAGATGCGAAGCAGGACGTCGTCCAGCAGGTCGATCCGCTTCCTGATCTCGCCGATCTCCACGCGCACCTCTCCCGAACCATCTGGTACGATGATACCTTCTTGACGTTTTCATGGGAATGTCGGGAAACGCGGATCGGGAAAAAAGGGGAGGGAAGAGGATGCCGTCGTTCGACGTCGTATCGGTCGTGAACATGCAGGAAGTGGACAACGCCGTCAACCAGGCGGTCATCCAGCTGCGATCCTGAGGGCTTCCCGGATTCCCGTTGACAAGGCGGTGCGCCGGGAGAAGACTGTACACAGCATACAACGTCTGCCGCGCATCGCCCTTTCATCGCTGTCACTTCGACGGGAAGGAGGTGGGTGCCCATGCGAAGAGTCGTCTACGACCCCTTGAAGTGCACCGCCTGCAAGACGTGCGAACTCCAGTGTTCCGTCGCCCACTCCCGCTCCAAAGACCTGCTCGCCGCCATCTTCGAATCCCCGCCGCCGCTCCCCCGCCTGTCCGTGGCATGGACCCCGGGGGTGAACGTGCCGGTCAAGTGCGCGCACTGTGAAACGGCGCCGTGCCTCCTCGGCTGCCCCGTGGGCGCGATCCGGCGGGATCGGGCGAGCGACGCGGTCCTGGTCGACGAGGAGCGGTGCATCGGGTGCTTCTCCTGCGTGCTTCTGTGTCCCTACGGCGCCATCAACCTCTCGTTCGACCGGAAACGGGCGTACAAGTGCGACGGCTGCGTGGATCGGATCGCCGAAGGGAGGGAGCCGGCCTGCGCCTCCTCCTGTCCGACCGGGGCTCTCGCCTGGCGGGAGATCGAAGAGGTGGCGCGGGGGAAGACGGCGCTGACCGCGGTGCGCGAGGCCGCCGCCCTGGCGCGCGGCGGGGAGCTCACGGCCGGGGTCGGTTCCTCCCTCGGCGCGATCCTCAAGATGAGGGAGGAGATGGCCCGTGGATAAGACGATCGATCGAACCGGATACGCGAACCCCGGCGACGCGGAACTGACCTGCAAGGCGGCCGGCGACAACGTCGAGCTCGTCAAGGACCGCCTGCAAAAGATGATGCCCGAGTGCGGCTTCGGCGAGCTCGGGACGTGCTGCGTGATGTGCTACATGGGGCCGTGCCGGATCGACCCGTTCGGCCAGGGTCCGCGCACGGGCGTCTGCGGGGCGACTCCCGACGTCATCGTGGCGCGGAACTTCCTCCGGTCCGCCACGGGAGGGGCCTCTTCCCACGCGGGCCACGCGCGGGAACTCGCGATCCTGCTGCTCGATATCGCGGAGGGGAGGGCGCCCGGGTACAAGATCCGGGAGGAGGGGAAGCTTCTCTCCCTCGCGGGAAAGCTCGGGGTGCAGGTCGACGGGCGACCGGTCGACGCGGTGGCGGCGGACGTCGCCCGCAAGGCGTTCGAGGACTTCGGCCGTCAGGACGGGGAGCCGATGAACTGGATCCGCGCCCGGGCTTCCCGGATCGAGTACGAGAAGTGGGAGAAACTGGGGCTCATCGTCTCCAACCCCCACAACGAGATCGAGACGGCGATGCACCGCACGTCGATGGGGAACGACGCGGACCCGCTGAACCTGTGGGTCGCGACGTTGAGGATGGGGATGGTCGACAACTTCGCGGGGCTGATGCTCGCGACCGACCTCTCCGACGTCATCTTCGGGATCCCCACGCCCAAGGTGGTCACGGCGAACTATTCGGTTCTCAAAG contains:
- a CDS encoding chorismate mutase is translated as MEIGEIRKRIDLLDDVLLRIFNERARLALEIGRRKKDEGLPVYDPSREKRIFARMKDDNPGPLDDGAIVRLFERVVDESRRLERIKSQEEGSKEC